The following DNA comes from Dermacentor andersoni chromosome 2, qqDerAnde1_hic_scaffold, whole genome shotgun sequence.
TACGGCACCCGACTGACCCGTGAGGAGACCGGTGACGCCAACAACAACAAGGTCGGCTCCTACAGTTAcaccgacgccgctggcatcagCCGTACCGTTAAGTACACCGCCGACGCCGAGGGCTTCCACGTCACCATCGAGACCAACGAGCCAGGCACCAAGAGCTCCAACCCAGCCGATGCCCTGTACACCTCTAGCGCTGTCGAGGTGGCCCCAGCCCCAGCTGCTCCCGTCGTCGCCAAGCCCGTTGAGGTCAAGGTCGCCGCTGTGAAGCCCGTGCTTGTGCAGGCGGCCCCAGCTCCAGTCGCAGTGCACGCTGTTCACGCCGTGCACCCTGTTCATGCCGTGCACCCAGTTCAGTACGCTGCCCCAGTTGCCTTCGCCACCGCCCACCACGTGACCCCAGTCACTTTTGTCCACCAAGCTCCCTTCACCATCGGCAAGGCCAAGGCTTAAGCGAAGAATCTTCATAAATCGCAGGCAAAAAATCAACCCTACACAAACAACCCAACCTCACACGCACAGGTGGCTGTTGCATGAAGACCCGGGCGTACCATCGATCGCTCATTGCTGACGAAATGGCATCGGGACTCTGCAGTTGAAACTTGTCACTTACTTATCCTGTTCAACACTGTTAATGTTTAACGAAGAATTTTATCACATGTTACCGTTGACAAAGACATTTTAAACGAATAAAGCTTCTTTTCATAGCAGTACCGACTTTATTGTTGATGAAGCTCATAGCTGTATTTCGCAACGCCGAATGTATCATTTGGTCCAGAAATCGATAACAACTGGTAAAATGCAATTTTGATCTATAGACCTTTTATAATGCCCTTTCATAATGTGCACGGCAGAGGTACAAAAACCTTCCTGCGCTGCCTTATTTCATCACAAAGAAATCTCAAACAATATATATCCGCTACATGCACATGCACTTGATGAATAATGGTGAGGTTAATATTTTCCTTACTTTTTCAGAATCAGTGCCGCGCAGTAGAGTTTTCTATtaaaaaattcaccggcgattacgatactccttaaaataaaatttgagcgccgctctataggtgttttcatctcgcgatatattagctggcacggacaatccgtctcgtgcggcacgttgcaaatggagcgaagtgtgaggcgattgcctcgctaatcgggagatcgcggcAGGCAGCGCGTAAGCgacgcatgggcgcgattcacagcagccgccgcagacagacctccgctccaTGCAGTGCTTTTTTCCATATATTGTATCGGTGGACGTGTTTGCCGCATGCCTTATTGATGATGACATCGGCGAAAAGACGGCGCGTTACTATAGCGCCACTCCTCCCCGTCGTCGCCGCAGAGGCCGTGTCGCGCGGCGCTACGCGTCTCTTCTGACGCTTTCgtcatgccctcctcctccaatttcctcctcgcgctctcattGCTTTCGCCGTATTTCATCTCCCGCTGCCCTCCGCGTtggctctttcatctttcgctgggCTCGTCGCCTCGTTTACGCCGAGGggcgccgacgctcaacgcaggaacgggcgcctaagagattcgctgtaaaaaaatttctCGAGCGCTTTTGATGTTTCAATACGGACATTGAGGTATTTCAATTTTGTCACAACAATAACATCACTATGAACGTTATCGCAAAGGCCGTCATGCTCCTTTATCGTCTATGCTAAACGTATTTTCTGCGAGTCATGATACTGTGCAATATGATAGAATTCAGATTTTTGTGGTCCCTTAGGACCACGAAAATTTTCTTTGGGTTTCTTGTTAGGACATAgaacaacaaaaacgaaaaaaggcACCTTAGAGATTGTGTCTTCAGACACGTGTCTTCAAACCCCTACGAGTGTACTCAATTTCATTGTTCTTGAAGATCTTTTcttcttatctattcttcccGCTTCCACCTCCAGTGCTGGAtcgccaaccgggcacgtccttggttaatcTTCCTATTTTCCTTTGTTCATTTgtgtctctttctctttttatcagGATAAACGATAAGTGATATGAGTGCGGTCGCCTAACGAATGAATTTCTGCATTTGGCTAATGCACAAGCGCCAAGAATCTAAAGAAattaatttctggggttttacatgtcgaTACCACAACTTGATCGTGAGACACTTCATCGCgtgggactccagaataattctGACTGCCTAgggttctttagcatgcacccaGTGCCCGGTAGATGAGCGTTTGCACTTGGGCCCCATTGAAGTTTGGCTGCCGGGAAATGTATTTCGTCCCATGACCTAATGCATAACAGCGCAACGCTACAGCCACTAAGCCGTCAGGGCGGGTTGCTAAGATGCAAGTTCGATAAAGGAAATGTTCTGTGTTAACATGCATTCCTTTGCAGGCGCAGTCGGCTAAAAGAAGTCGTATACAGAGAAAATCTTCTACCGAGAGCAAGTACCTTCGATCTTGCAGCATGTTTGGCCGAAAATAAGGCTACTCCACTTTAAACTTTTTAGTAATATTTTTACTGCGTCCCTTCGCCCAAGCCACCTCAGCTTCAGCTATGACACCACCGAAGAGTTCGACACCCGTCTGACCCGTGAGGAGACCGGCGAGGCAGCTACAACAAGGTCCTAGAGAAAAACGTGCTCATTATAACAAGGAGCTAAAGCTCGTATTAGATTTGCTAGAGCAGGAAGTAACAGAAC
Coding sequences within:
- the LOC126541359 gene encoding cuticle protein 16.8-like gives rise to the protein MFSKVVLCCLLAIAASAPVEEYPPQPYTFNYDSTDEYGTRLTREETGDANNNKVGSYSYTDAAGISRTVKYTADAEGFHVTIETNEPGTKSSNPADALYTSSAVEVAPAPAAPVVAKPVEVKVAAVKPVLVQAAPAPVAVHAVHAVHPVHAVHPVQYAAPVAFATAHHVTPVTFVHQAPFTIGKAKA